The Streptomyces laurentii region GCCCGCTGACCCACGAGGAGATCATCTTCAACTGCTACAGCATCATCATGGGCGGCCACGAGACCACCCGGCTCGCCATGATCGGCGGCTTCCGCGCCCTGGTCGACCACCCGGAGCAGTGGCGGGCGCTGTGCGCGGACGAGGTCCCGGTGGCCCAGGCCGTCGAGGAGATCCTGCGCTGGACCACGCCCGCCCTGCACAGCGGCCGCACCGCCACCCAGGACACCTTCCTCGGCGGGCAGTTCATCGAGGAGGGCGACGTCGTCACCGTCTGGAACGCCTCCGCCAACTTCGACGAGACGGTCTTCCCCGACCCCTACCGCTTCGACCTGGCCCGCACCCCGAACAAGCACCTGAGCTTCGCCCACGGGGCGCACTTCTGCATCGGCGCCTACCTGGCCCGGGCCGAACTCTCCGCCGTGGTCGAGGGCCTGCGCGAGTACGCCTCCGAGCTGGCGGTCACCGGCGAGGAGAGCCGGGTCTACTCGAACTTCCTCAACGGCCTCGCGAGCCTCCCCGTCACCCTGACGCCTCAGAGCCTGTCGGATGACCTCTGATCGGGCGGCCACGCCCTGGCACGCACGCTTCCGGCGTTGCCGAAATACCCTGGTAGCTCCGCTACAAGGGCATCCCGGCGCCTTGGAATCGCACGCACCATGCCGCGTCCGCTCTCCGACCCAAGGCCACCCGACAGGCTCTCAGCCCGCCGCCCTGACCTCCGCCTGAACAGCCTTCGCCCCCGGCCCCGTACCGCCGTCCGGTACCGGGGCCGGCACGGCGAGGCCCACCCGCAGCAGCCCGCGCCCGGCCGCCCAGGCCCCCCGCAGCAGCTCCGGGAACGGCGGCCCGCCCGGCACCCGCGCGGTGAACGTGCCGTCCGCCGACAGGGACACCTCCGCGTCCAGGAACCCCAGCGGCAGCCCGGTCAGCGGATGCCACGCCTTGTACACGGCCTCCTTCACGCAGAACACCAGCCGGTCCCACGCCACCGGCATCCCGGCCCGCTCCAGCTCCGCGACGGCCTCCCGCTCCCCGGCGCCGAGCACCCGCCCGGCCACCCCGTGCGGCAGCGGCGCGTCCGGCTCCGCGTCGATCCCGACCGCCCGGAACGCCCCGGCCGGAGCGACGGCGGCGGCCCGGTAGCCCACGCAGTGCGTCAGACTGCCCACCAGGCCCTCCGGCCACGTCGGCCCGTCCCATCCCTTCCGTACCAGCGGCGCGGGCTCCCGGCCCAGCTGCCGCATGGCCTCGCGGGCGCAGCCCCGTACGGTCGTGAACTCGCGCCGCCGTTCCTCGACCACGTCCGCGATCAGCGCCTCCTCCTCCGGAAAAAGGCGGATCCCGGCCGCGTCCCCGGTGTCACCGAAGGACTCGACCAGGATCACCCCGGCGGGCAGCAGCCCGGCGGTCGTCACTCCGAGGTCCGGAGACCGGCGGCCGGGGCGGCCGACTCCCGTACCGGCAGGGCGGAGTCCTTCGCCCGCAGGCCCAGGAAGTACTGCTGGACGAGCAGCGTCACACCCATGCCCAGCCACAGCGCGTTGACGTTGATCGGTTCACCGGTCGTCACATGGGCGATCGCGCCCACCACGAGCCGCGCCGCGATCGTCGCCAGCCACAGCCACATCGTGCCCATGCCGCCCTTGCGGATCACCTTGCCCGCGGTGGTCCGCCACATCGGCATCGACCGGGCGCGCAGCGCGCCGAACACCACCGAGATGGCGAGCGCGAGCACCAGGAAGCCGATCCCGCCCGTCGTCGCCTCGCTCGGGCCCGGCGGCACACAGCCCCGCGCCACGAGCAGCGCGCACCAGATGTACATCCGGGGCCGCACCTCCCGCGCAGTGAACTGGGTGATCAGCACCCCCACCGTGATCCCCACGACGAGAACGGTGTTGAACACCACGGCGAAGTCGCCGCTCCCGTCGGCATGGAACGCCGCGAGCTGCGCGGTGGGGGCGACGGAGCTGAGGGCCAGCAGGCTGAGCATGGGCGTTCCCTTGGGAGTTGGGGGGTGAGATACGGGTTACGCGGTGCGAGCGAGGGCGTCCGTCAGGGCGGCGACCATCGTGGCGGGGTCGGTGTGGGGGAAGTGGTGACCGCCGGGCAGCAGCGTGAGCGAGAAGGCGGCCCCGGCGCAGTGCCGCCACTCGGGCAGCCCGTCGGCGCGCGTCACCTCGTCGTGGGCGCCGCCGAACACGTGCAACGGGCCGGGCAGCACGTCCGGCCCGGCGAGCAGATAGCTCTCCGCGAACCGGAGG contains the following coding sequences:
- a CDS encoding hypothetical protein (identified by MetaGeneAnnotator; putative;~sequence version:1); this encodes MLSLLALSSVAPTAQLAAFHADGSGDFAVVFNTVLVVGITVGVLITQFTAREVRPRMYIWCALLVARGCVPPGPSEATTGGIGFLVLALAISVVFGALRARSMPMWRTTAGKVIRKGGMGTMWLWLATIAARLVVGAIAHVTTGEPINVNALWLGMGVTLLVQQYFLGLRAKDSALPVRESAAPAAGLRTSE
- a CDS encoding entD-related protein (identified by MetaGeneAnnotator; putative;~sequence version:1) translates to MTTAGLLPAGVILVESFGDTGDAAGIRLFPEEEALIADVVEERRREFTTVRGCAREAMRQLGREPAPLVRKGWDGPTWPEGLVGSLTHCVGYRAAAVAPAGAFRAVGIDAEPDAPLPHGVAGRVLGAGEREAVAELERAGMPVAWDRLVFCVKEAVYKAWHPLTGLPLGFLDAEVSLSADGTFTARVPGGPPFPELLRGAWAAGRGLLRVGLAVPAPVPDGGTGPGAKAVQAEVRAAG